A region of Salmo salar chromosome ssa17, Ssal_v3.1, whole genome shotgun sequence DNA encodes the following proteins:
- the LOC106575161 gene encoding bromodomain adjacent to zinc finger domain protein 2B isoform X4: protein MANSQQPKPLKTAGSGKASKRKLLEESISQINEFRLKQSLLSQGQTFPAAQPKKQQGHKTSRKAAGVTSSSLPPPKLSSSESPGGGGRSTKLPPAPLPPPPQNNHSNLFLSSALLGLAAHPNGVIQSTTAQDAPLALITKPRKDSNKDLSGAGLSLSLPVNLSTGGRAHLASSQGPPARPATSPSPAAARGPRKIKAPKAPKLQAPNLQVQAHALAPMAAWKGLSQSHLVQSLVDLFRGAEAGLPGLPGLPSSKDSDDSVEDDDDDDDDDDLDDLEDDEEDSDDSLSDSDSNSDSDTDVSGGKLKDPKLKLPSSGSASKREKTPLKLTKGHASLLSNSTNHTATSCSPLNLQVIKTPNIVTSSSALAYHSSPSSSYSLAMPPGAGKRKRVMDEQELRIPLELGWQRETRIKSVSGKMQGDVAYYAPCGKKLKQYPDVMKYLSRNGISGITRDNFSFSAKIMVGDFYEAREGPQGLQWSLLKDEDVIPHILAMEGRRGRPPNSERQRGAEGGKGSRRRKGRPPNVGEGLGLGAEVPSPSEAKLLRKLEAQEIARQAAQMKMMRKLEKQAMARAAKEARKQQAIMAAEERRKQKEQMKIIKQQEKIKRIQQIRLEKEMRAQQILEAKRRKKEEVANAKIMEAEKRIKEKEMRRQHAVILKHQELERHRLDMERERRRQHGMLMKAVEARKKAEERERLRQEKRDEKRLNKERKLELRRLELEIARELKKPNEDMCLADHKPLPEFSRIPGLILPGGAVSDCLMLMQFLRGFGKVLGFDVGVDVPTLGMLQEGLLNVGDSMGHVQDLLVRLLSLAVCDPGLPPGHKTKTMLGDHLTNVGINRDNVSEVLQMYMGAHCGQTDLAELALSLKTKAFQAHTPTQKASILGFLANELACSKSVVSEIDKNLDHMTNMRKDKWLIEGKLKKLRTIHAKRTGKRDASMGGEETQPLGTPSSSLKRKRKAGAESDDDDDEDEDSDDLADEEDEEEEEEMKKGKKVETCDEDDGDQSTSVEELEKQIEKLAKQQHQVRRKLFEASHSLRSMMYGQDRYRRRYWVLPHCGGVFIEAMESGEAAGELEKERERRRTAAGEVHIKEEPQEEEVQKEKPGGLGGEQRSVYTPVGSEEGKEEKKGSHSLFLLQSASLSKLTTLLHVAKDVAKETREAEADPRPKYNGSPTPPSVTTTTITTPPSYPAHNASLPALPTSPCASTAPNLPCEEAKPGYPTSNSSPSSFSSLLSPPPQLFSPMKTSTLTPTPAQLQYLPSDQLLRVLTERSGHWFTLLPRSPCDDTSLTTSPSPGPGPLQSSPLPSSSLTRARSPPASPALPLTPSAASASASPHHPAGFINYPLSTLQGKAGGSLLGLSAFCGGWPSGMMSPSQLPFCSSPLPGQSGLSSVEGSANAAPSVSSKSESPVPPGEKLSSTVPSPAMMEVPKHSDHPAPRPIPEEMLSGWWRVSDIEELRSLVESLHSRGVREKVLHRQVHKYMELIPQVCTKHRDAAMIELCELEESQVSVESVRGWCVEEQAMEMDIAVLQQVEELERKVTTASLQVKGWMYPEPQSEREDLVYHEHKPLPKHRPAAGGAADKDQPEDKADHKAGGVVRHADNPLDIAVTRLADLERNIERRYLRSPLGTTIQIRLDNVGAVGTVTVPAPSSSADREGGEEEVAHGMKVWRKALGDVRSAAQLAMCLQQLQKSIAWERSIMKVYCQICRKGDNEDLLLLCDGCDKGCHTYCHKPKITTIPEGDWYCPACISKASGPSPKNKKLPSKPVAGGSGKKPTAAEAKRNGKQAGNSNGNVEVSEDDSASANSTPKKGGGAKEPPSRKRKGEESPAPSQAPPTPQSPSKESPVLCVKRAKTARDNNRDLGLCRVLLAELERHQDAWPFLNPVNTKGIPGYRKVIKKPMDFATIREKLISSQYQNLETFIIDVNLVFDNCEKFNEDNSDIGRAGHNMRKFFDKRWTELLKQIN from the exons ATGGCCAACTCCCAGCAGCCGAAGCCTCTGAAGACAGCTGGCAGTGGGAAGGCCAGTAAGAGGAAGCTGCTGGAGGAATCAATCTCTCAAATCAACGAATTCAGGCTCAAACAG TCTTTACTCTCGCAAGGCCAGACGTTCCCGGCGGCGCAGCCCAAGAAGCAGCAGGGTCACAAAACCTCTCGGAAGGCTGCTGGGGTGACGTCATCCTCCTTGCCGCCCCCCAAGCTGTCCTCCTCGGAGAGTCCGGGTGGCGGTGGCAGAAGCACCAAGTTGCCCCctgctcccctcccccctcccccccagaaCAACCACTCCAACCTCTTCCTGTCCAGCGCTCTCCTGGGCCTGGCTGCCCACCCCAACGGAGTCATCCAAAGCACCACCGCTCAGGACGCGCCGCTGGCCCTTATCACCAAGCCCCGCAAGGATTCCAACAAGGACCTCTCTGGGGCAGGGCTGTCCCTCTCGCTGCCTGTCAACCTCAGCACCGGCGGAAGGGCCCACTTGGCCTCCTCTCAGGGCCCCCCGGCGCGGCCCGCTACCTCACCCTCACCGGCCGCGGCACGGGGCCCCAGGAAGATCAAGGCCCCCAAGGCCCCTAAGCTCCAGGCCCCTAACCTCCAGGTTCAGGCCCATGCTCTGGCCCCCATGGCAGCCTGGAAGGGCCTCTCTCAGAGTCACCTGGTGCAGTCTCTGGTGGACCTGTTCAGAGGGGCCGAGGCCGGCCTCCCAGGTCTCCCCGGTCTCCCTAGCAGCAAGGACTCTGATGACTCTGTTGAGGATGAcgacgacgatgatgatgatgatgatctggatgatttggaggatgatgaggaggacTCGGATGACAGCTTGTCAG ATTCTGACAGTAACTCGGACAGCGACACGGACGTCTCGGGTGGCAAACTGAAGGACCCGAAGCTGAAGCTGCCATCTTCAGGCTCCGCCTCCAAGCGGGAGAAGACCCCACTCAAGCTAACCAAAGGCCACGCCTCCTTACTGAGCAACTCAACCAACCACACAGCCACCAGCTGCTCCCCGCTCAACCTGCAGGTCATCAAGACGCCCAACATCGTCACCAGCTCCAGTGCCTTGGCCTATCAcagctctccttcctcctcctactCCCTGGCCATGCCCCCAG gcGCAGGGAAAAGAAAGAGGGTGATGGATGAGCAGGAGTTGAGGATACCTCTGGAGTTGGG CTGGCAGAGAGAAACGCGGATCAAGAGCGTGTCTGGGAAGATGCAAGGCGACGTGGCGTATTACGCGCCATGCGGGAAGAAGTTGAAGCAGTACCCAGATGTGATGAAG TATCTATCCAGAAATGGAATAAGTGGCATCACACGCGATAATTTTAGCTTCAGTGCAAAGATAATGGTTGGTGACTTCTATGAAGCCAGAGAAGGACCCCAG GGTCTGCAGTGGAGCCTGCTGAAGGACGAGGACGTCATCCCTCATATCCTGGCCATGGAGGGCCGGCGGGGACGGCCCCCCAACTCAGAGCGCCAGCGCGGGGCCGAGGGGGGAAAGGGCTCCCGGAGGAGGAAGGGCCGGCCGCCCAACGTGGGAGAGGGTCTGGGGTTGGGGGCAGAGGTGCCTAGCCCCAGCGAGGCCAAACTCTTACGCAAACTGGAGGCCCAAG AGATAGCCAGGCAGGCGGCCCAGATGAAGATGATGAGGAAGCTGGAGAAGCAGGCCATGGCCAGGGCAGCCAAAGAGGCCAGGAAGCAACaag CCATCATGGCGGCCGAGGAAAGGAGGAAGCAGAAGGAGCAAATGAAGATCATCAAGCAGCAG GAGAAGATCAAGCGGATTCAGCAGATCAGGTTGGAGAAGGAGATGAGGGCACAGCAGATCCTGGAG GCTAAacggagaaagaaagaagaggtTGCGAATGCCAAAATTATGGAGGCAGAGAAACGAATAAAG GAGAAAGAAATGCGAAGGCAGCATGCAGTCATTTTGAAGCACCAG GAGTTGGAGAGGCATAGACTAGATATG gagagggagaggagacggcAACATGGGATGCTCATGAAGGCGGTGGAGGCTCGCAAGAAAGCAGAG GAGCGCGAGCGCTTGCGGCAGGAAAAGAGGGATGAGAAACGCCTCAACAAGGAGCGGAAATTGGAGCTGAGGAGGCTGGAACTGGAGATTGCCAGGGAGCTGAAGAAGCCAAATGAAGACATGTGTCTGGCCGATCATAAG CCTCTTCCAGAGTTTTCCAGAATCCCTGGCCTGATCTTGCCGGGGGGTGCGGTGTCTGACTGCCTGATGCTGATGCAGTTCCTACGCGGCTTTGGGAAGGTGCTGGGCTTCGATGTGGGGGTGGACGTACCCACCCTGGGcatgctgcaggagggcctgctCAACGTGGGAGACAGCATGGGACACGTCCAGGACCTGCTGGTCAGACTCCTCTCCCTGGCCGTGTGTGACCCTGGACTGCCCCCTGGACACAAG acCAAGACCATGCTGGGGGACCATCTGACCAACGTGGGCATCAACCGGGACAATGTGTCGGAGGTGCTGCAGATGTACATGGGGGCCCATTGCGGGCAGACTGACCTGGCTGAGCTGGCCCTCAGCCTGAAGACCAAGGCCTTCCAGGCCCACACCCCCACCCAGAAGGCCTCCATACTAGGCTTCCTGGCCAATGAGCTGGCCTGCAGCAAGAGTGTCGTCAG TGAGATCGACAAGAACCTTGATCACATGACCAACATGAGGAAGGACAAGTGGCTGATCGAGGGCAAACTCAAAAa gttgagGACCATCCATGCCAAACGGACCGGGAAGAGAGATGCCAGCATGGGAGGGGAGGAGACCCAGCCCCTGGGTACGCCTTCCTCTAGCCTCAAACGCAAGAGAAAGGCCGGGGCAGAAAGCGACGACGACGATGATGAAGACGAAGACAGCGACGACCTGGCCGATGAAGaggacgaggaagaggaggaggagatgaagaaGGGGAAGAAAGTGGAAACGTGTGACGAGGACGATGGGGACCAATCAACTagtgtggaggagctggagaaacAGATAGAGAAGCTAGCCAAG CAACAGCACCAGGTGAGGAGGAAGCTGTTTGAGGCGTCCCACTCCCTGCGCTCCATGATGTACGGCCAGGACCGGTACCGCCGGCGCTACTGGGTTCTGCCCCACTGTGGAGGGGTCTTCATCGAGGCCATGGAGAGCGGAGAAGCTGCGGGGGagctggagaaagagagggagaggaggaggacggcAGCAGGGGAGGTGCACATCAAGGAGGAGCcgcaggaggaggaggtgcagaAGGAGAAACCTGGGGGCCTCGGCGGGGAGCAGAGGAGCGTCTACACCCCCGTGGGGtcagaggaagggaaggaggagaagaaaggtTCTCACAGTCTTTTCCTCTTGCAGTCGGCCTCTCTCTCCAAACTGACCACGCTCCTCCACGTCGCTAAGGACGTTGCCAAGGAAACCCGCGAAGCCGAGGCAGACCCCCGTCCCAAATACAACGGCAGCCCCACGCCACCGTCTGTTACCACgacaacaataacaacaccaCCATCCTATCCCGCCCACAACGCCTCCCTGCCCGCCTTACCTACAAGCCCCTGTGCGTCGACGGCGCCCAACCTGCCGTGCGAGGAGGCCAAACCCGGCTACCCCACCTCCAACTCGTCTCCCTCCtcgttctcctccctcctgagcCCCCCACCCCAGCTTTTCAGCCCTATGAAgacctccaccctaacccctacccctgcACAGCTCCAGTACCTCCCCAGTGACCAGCTCCTCAGGGTCCTGACAGAGAGGAGCGGTCACTGGTTCACCCTGCTCCCCCGCTCCCCCTGTGACGACACCTCCCtcaccacctctccctccccaggGCCCGGCCCTCTCCAGTCCTCCCCGCTGCCCTCCTCCAGCCTCACACGGGCCAGGTCTCCCCCGGCCTCCCCCGCCCTGCCTCTCACCCCCTCGGCAGCGTCGGCCTCAGCCAGCCCCCACCACCCAGCTGGCTTCATCAACTACCCTCTGTCAACCCTGCAG GGTAAGGCTGGCGGGTCGTTGCTGGGTCTCTCAGCGTTCTGCGGTGGCTGGCCCAGTGGAATGATGAGCCCCAGCCAGCTGCCCTTCTGCAGCAGCCCCCTGCCAGGCCAATCAGGCCTCAGCTCCGTGGAGGGCAGTGCCAACGCGGCGCCCAGCGTCTCCAGCAAGAGCGAGTCGCCTGTTCCTCCCGGCGAGAAGCTCTCGTCCACGGTGCCCTCTCCCGCCATGATGGAGGTGCCCAAGCACTCGGACCACCCCGCACCACGGCCCATCCCCGagg aGATGCTGTCAGGCTGGTGGCGGGTGTCAGACATTGAGGAGCTGCGCTCTCTGGTGGAGTCCCTCCACAGCCGGGGAGTCAGAGAGAAGGTCCTGCACCGACAGGTGCACAAATACATGGAGCTCATCCCACAGGTCTGCACCAAGCACAGAGACG CGGCCATGATAGAGCTGTGTGAGCTGGAGGAGAGCCAGGTGAGTGTGGAGTCAGTGCGGGGGTGGTGTGTGGAGGAGCAGGCCATGGAGATGGACATCGCTGTGCTGCAgcaggtggaggagctggagaggaagGTCACCACCGCCAGCCTGCAGGTCAAG GGCTGGATGTACCCCGAGCCCCAATCAGAGAGGGAGGATCTGGTCTACCACGAGCACAAGCCCCTCCCCAAACACCGACCGGCGGCGGGCGGCGCTGCCGACAAAGACCAACCGGAGGACAAGGCGGACCACAAGGCGGGCGGCGTGGTGCGTCACGCGGACAACCCTCTGGACATAGCGGTGACGCGGCTGGCGGACCTGGAGAGGAACATCGAGAGAAGGTACCTGAGGAGCCCCTTAGGTACCACCATTCAGATCAGGCTGGATAATGTGGGGGCTGTCGGTACCGTCACTGTCCCCGCTCCCTCCAGTAGTGCTGACAGGGAAGG GGGCGAGGAGGAGGTGGCCCATGGGATGAAGGTGTGGAGGAAGGCCCTGGGCGACGTCCGCAGTGCCGCCCAGCTGGCCATGTGTCTCCAGCAGCTCCAGAAGTCCATCGCCTGGGAGAGGTCCATCATGAAAGTG TACTGTCAGATCTGCAGGAAGGGTGACAACGAGGACCTGCTTCTGCTGTGTGATGGCTGTGACAAAGGCTGCCACACGTACTGTCACAAACCCAAGATCACCACCATCCCCGAGGGGGACTGGTACTGCCCCGCCTGCATATCCAAG gCGAGCGGCCCATCTCCCAAGAACAAGAAGCTGCCGAGCAAACCGGTGGCGGGTGGAAGCGGGAAGAAACCCACCGCTGCTGAGGCCAAGCGGAACGGGAAGCAGGCCGGCAACAGTAACGGCAACGTGGAGGTGTCAGAGGACGACTCGGCGAGCGCCAACAGCACCCCGAAGAAAGGAGGAGGAGCGAAAGAGCCCCCCAGcaggaagaggaaaggagaggagagccctGCCCCGTCCCAGGCCCCGCCCACACCCCAGTCACCCAGTAAGGAGAGCCCTGTGCTGTGTGTGAAGAGAGCCAAGACAGCCAGAGACAACAACAGAGACCTGGGTTTGTGcag GGTGCTCCTGGCTGAGTTGGAGCGCCACCAGGATGCCTGGCCCTTCCTCAACCCCGTCAACACCAAGGGGATCCCTGGCTACAGGAAGGTCATCAAGAAGCCCATGGACTTCGCCACCATCAGAGAGAAGCTCATCAGCAGCCA GTATCAGAATCTGGAGACTTTCATCATTGACGTCAACCTGGTTTTTGATAACTGTGAAAAGTTTAATGAAGACAATTCAGACATTGGGCGAGCGGGACACAACATGAGGAAGTTCTTTGATAAGAGATGGACAGAGCTTCTCAAGCAAATAAACTAA